Genomic window (Arachis hypogaea cultivar Tifrunner chromosome 13, arahy.Tifrunner.gnm2.J5K5, whole genome shotgun sequence):
cgttgtagatatagtctctaaaccaacaaaaaccccttcgtgcaaacgttttgggtgtcacaagtaacaatcccctttaaaaattgttaatcgagtattcaaacctcgggtcgtcttctcaaggaactgcaaggaagtatgttcttattactggctataaaggttgtaatcggggtttagaaggtgagaagcaagtgatttaaatgacaagtaaagtagatggcaattgaaataaataaacactgtaaagcaacttttggcaaggtaagagaaattagaagtccaacttagttatctctctcaacaataatgaaagttgaatctaaactccacttagttaacctttactaaagtaaaggaaagtcaagggactaattagtttgaccttcgaatcctatttatttcctaagaaaaagttgggattattgaagttcagttcaattagcaagataacgattatcaattatgctgagtttaataatgttgagttactgatttcttaaccaagaccaaaaagggaaagagtaaaattgttggaataaaaatgcccttagctgggaagcaatggtaacacaaattaaggagaaagcaatcaataactaaaatacctcaaataatcattaattcaaatcataacatgggaaggattcataagtcaagttggcaacatttataggtacaaataaaagcattaaagtaaatattaaacctggatcgagagtcactcttacaaactaagagaagtcctaaatcctaatcctaatcctaagagagagaggagagaacctctctcaaactaaatctaaatcatggaaagtgaaaattggtgagctctccctgaatggatgcattcccccacttcataacctctggtctatgccttttggacttggatttgggccaaaaaggactTCAGAATTCGCTCTGAGcattttctacaatttctggtgcgtagcctctgtcacgcgtccgcgtgggtcacgcggtcgcgtcattcggagtatttccttgccacgcggtcgcgtcagtcatgcgatcgcgtcatgtgcgttctgcttaaggcgcgccgtcgcgtcagtcatgcggccgcgtcgctactGATTCGcacttggcacgcgatcgcttcgtccatgcgatcgtgtggatgccagtttcttcagaagctccgttttgtgctttccttccatttttgtatgttttcttttccatcctttaagtcattctgccttagaaaatctgaaactactcaacacactaatcacggcatcgaatggaaataaaagtaattaaaataattaatattaaagcttaggaaacatgttttcacatacatcacataataaggaagggaaagtaaaaccatgcaattaatatgaataagtgggtgaaggattgaataaatcactcaaactaagcccaaaataactcatgaaatatgggtttatcattgcTTCTTTAACATGCAATGTTCTTTGtccttctcaaattttttgaattcaTTGATTTCAAAGGGTTGGGGTGTTGAGGTGCTCCAATGTTGATCACTTCTAATTCATTGTAGTTGTTGATATATAGTTGAAGACTTTTAAAAATATGTAACTTTGTGAATTGAGCAAAGATTGACTTTGAGTGttctataattttttctttatagTTTGGGTTAGTATCCTTTGAGGTGGTGTTCTTCGTAGAGGTATTTTCCAAGCAACATTCTTATAACGATATAGAATTTCAAAATTGAAATTATTGTTCACTTCAGGAGAAGTATTAAGATCATCTTGAGGAAGGTAATAAATGATTACTTTTCTGATTTCGTTCATCAACAACGTCTTCTTTTTCATGTTGAGATTTCTTTCAAAGCCTCTATCAATAGGCTAGTGAAAAAGTAGATCAATCTTCTTATCTAACTTTGCAGGTTGATCGTGTATAACATGATTTTGCGCATCGACAAACATATTTAAGAACACTTGAAGTGACAAATGTGATATATAGTATGCATTCATGCAAGTATTTGTATAATTTATAGATACCCCATGACTAGGGGTGAAAAAAGGTCAGGCGGCATGCCAGAGGCCTGTAGCCTGGCCTATGTTTAGCTTGGCCTAGCCTAGCCTGTTATAAAATAAACACAGGCTCAGGCTCTTGAAAAAGCCTTAATACGTTAATAGGCCAGGCTCAGgctcactaattagccttattgacctgtcaggcctgcctgggcctgttaacacataattaaatatataaataatatttttattattaataaaattatgagatattttaaatttattatattttattataaatacttttgtatattttaaatactttaaaagtttaaaaattcttataaatattaaatatgacatattatatataaatatttttattaaaatgatttttttaaataatatttttatttttgtaaaaaaaaattatgagatcTTTTAACAGGCTTTAGGTCAGGCCAGGCTAAATAACAGGCCACGTTTAATACTTTAAAAAAAGTCTATATATAGCAGGCTGTAGGTCAGGTTCAGGCCAATTAATTACATGACAGGTCAGGCCTGTGAAGAGTAAAgcctggcctgtttccacccTTACCCATGACTTTACTTAATTAGACCATAACCATGATTAAAAGACTCTACCCATACATGATAATTTTTTATGGCATCGAACACAATTCATATAGATGAGTATATATATTAGGGAAAGATTGTAGAAAAGTTCTAACTTTCTTTGGATAgaatatttttgttgtgaaaatcTTTTTTTTACTATAAAGAGAACTTTTGTTGTTGAAAAAAATTCTTATTGTAGACGAATTAGAGATTATATTAACAATAGCTATCCCCAAGTAATGTTGGTAACTCAAAAGAAAAATTGTCATAAGAATTCATGCTAGCTTAGAAGATATCCAATGTGCGGACTTCAATATACAGATacacttttttccttttttaaaacATACTTTTCTAGTATGTACTCATAATTTTGAAGAACACCTAACTCATGAAGATGAGTGgacatttttattcaaattattaGTACCCTTTTTGAATGGACATCTTCTAAGTAAATATTTTTAGGGTGACACCTTTTCTGTGCCATCTTACAAATGAACACTTCTTTACTTTATTCTCATTGCTTCTTTGACGAGAAAGAGAAAACACTTCCATGTGTGTTGATTATGATTTATATATGTGATGCGTCTGTATCAttagtattttttcttctttattttaattgatttaaaaagAATTTCTATGGATAATCAATGAATTTAAGGTTAGAATGGATATTACTTTAATTAGTTGAAATTTATTGATTACATAAAGTTTTAGAAGGAAAATAGAAACACATAGAAAGCTTCCTGAAAGTTACAGAAAGTTccttggaagaagaaaaagtgagaGACAGGGGCTTTCACATACTACGTCCCCCACATTTTACATGTCACGTGTACACATGCAGCGCGCGCACGTGTGACCATCATTTCACATAGTATGTTGAAGCTTTCACGTAATACGTTGGGGACATTTtccatgtcacacgtacgcgtgactatCACTTTTCATGTAGTACGCTAACGATCTCACGTACAATGTAGCCCACTTCACGTTGTACGTGAGCCCACAGAAGACATTCCAGGATCAATTCTCCATGTCACATATGACTTGGACGAGCCAAGTACTATGTAGGCATTGCTACCTCTTCCAGAACCTAAAACCAAGGCCTTCTGTTCTTCAACTTCTCAGCCCTTTGAAGGATCAATCACAAGCCCAGTAATGATGACAGTTATTAAATATCACAAGCAATTAAGGAAGATATCTTCTCGGTAGAAAATAATtaggaaaagatttgattctgtttgaattttgaatttgatttagaagTTTGAATTTTTATCTTTCAGCTTTTTAGGTAAGTATATAAGGGAAAAAGGCTCTAACCTCTTCTCTTCGCcacttttgagttttattttttttaagttttcaagaACAAGCGTGAGTTTCTAATTCTcctcggttaaggttaggagctctgttagtTCTATGACTTTTCTATTTCTAATTGATGCAATTGATTCCTTTTTAAGAAactgttttcattctttatctcAAGGGGTTTGAATATGTTGAAAAATAATTCTTCTCTGACTTGAATTTTCTTAATCTCTTAGAaaattgattaattgaattaaactTGAAAATTGATTCTCATAATTCTTAAGTTTTGAAACTGGattgataagtgacataaaatcaacTAGGTTAAACTCTTATGAATTATGTGATTTTATAAATCAGTAGACGTCTTCAACTCTTTTCTTGATTAAGTGACTAAGGGATTAGTgtttaattaggttaaagagaaattgaatcaccaagagattggggtttaATTACTAATGATTTGCCATAAAAGAATCATTGCATGCATGATTAGAATAGAAAGTGAAAAGTGTTGATTCGAACGActaacatctctgaaaccttaattttctcaattatACATTACTTTCATACTCACtgtttgctttgtttgcttcattcaatttctgtttgagttcAAAAGctttcaaaaccctaattttctaGTCTGACTATATTAATCGGTTGATTTTGTTTGCTTAActcgttaatcctcgtgggatcaaccctcattcacctgaggtattacttgattTGACCCGGTTCACTTGCCAGTATTTTTTGGATTGTAAAATCTACATCAATAAGTACCTCTATTCTATAAGTTTTTTTTCTAAGAACACCTAATGGAGATGGAGGGAACACCTTTAGATACCTCTTCAAGTGTACCACAtaagttttaaatatttgaataatcATGCATGTATTTATGCCTTCCTTTTCAAATTATTGTATGAATATTTTTGCAAGAGAtaatcaaccacaatcatcatagtTGTTGATTTCTTTCAAAAGAGTGAGTTAAACACCTCATGGATGAAAAACATTCATTCAGCCCTTTCTCTCTTGATGGGGAGGTTATAGATAGGACCAAAATAAATGTTCAGTCgtctcttttcttttctgtcaTTGCCTTTTTTTGGAACATCACTTAATATTTCTTCACAAATTAGGAACACCTCCATATCTTGTGTGTTTGATACTTCAAAGTGATTGAAGATTCAAAAGAATTCCATATTGTAGCACTGGTAAAAATGTAGCTTAgggtgtttaattttttttaagaataccGATCAAAATAAGACACATGTAACATTGGTGGTATTTGAGGTTAGTGAACCCCGCATTTCAAAATATTCCAAGgttttcaattttttactatCTTCAGCATGAATTTAGAATAACATTCCAATATACATAATATTTAGATACTATATCTAGGCATGGATGTTCCACAAGATGATAAATGCGCATAGAATTGAGAGTTTTAATATCAAAGTTGAGAGTACTTAGCTTCTTTGAAGACTCTTTAAGATAATGTTCCAGGTGGATTTCTCATGAAACAACTTATATGATTTATTGTTGTTAACCAGCTTCTATTCATAATGAGTTTAAGTGTTTCTATGGTGATGtcaagacttcccttccttcatTTTTCTTAGCGACTTCaactgctgatgagcggataatttataccatttttggcattgtttctatatagtttttagtatgttttaattactttttattatatttttattagtttttattcaaaaattacatttctggactttactatgagtttgtgtgtttttctataatttcaggtatttttagtatgttggattctgaccctcctgtacttgaagtggattttatggagctacagaagcccaattggcgcgctctcagttgcgctggaaagtagacatcttgggctttccagaaatatataatagtctatactttctcgagatttgatagcccaaactggcgttgaaagctagcctaaaactttctggcgtaaaacgccagaactggcataattcttggcgttaaacgtccattttggcacccagggtggcgtttaactccaaccttgggcatatgcacgtgaaagcttgaaagctcagcccagacatgcaccaagtgggtcccggaagtggatttctgcactatctgcacttagttactcaatttctgtaaacctaagttactagtctagtataaaaactacttttagagattcatttggtacctcatgacattttacacttcatattgtatcttctacggcatgagtctctaaaccccataggtgggggtgaggagctctgctgtgtttcaatggattaatgcaattactactattttctattcaatcatgcttgattctattctaagatactcattcgtacttcaatatggagagtgtaatgatctgtgacactcatcattattctcaattctatgaacacgtgcctgacaaccactcccattctatctgagctcaacgtagtcattgggtaaCAGCTTGAGTGCgcatctcttggatatctaatacacagaccgagtccgtgagattagtatcttcgtggtataggctagaatcatggGCAGAAtttctgggatccgaaaagtctaaaccttgtatgtggtattccgagtaggatccgagaaggaatgactgtgacgagcttcaaacctgcgaatgtttggtgcagtgacaatgtgcaaaaggacaagggtcttATTCCAACGCTAGtgggaaccaacagatgattagccgtgcggtagctgcacatggtatttttcatcggagacgagaaatctgacagttgattagccgtgcagagatcgtacctggtatttttcatccgagaggatcataaagcttgccattgaaggaagccatgcgtgtttgaagaagaagacagtaggaaagcagagattcagatgacagagcactCTGGAACCTCAAcctatttctcattactgaatcacaggtactatttatttcatgttatttatttttcataaatacaatcactctcatcattaatctcctgactaagatttacaaaataatcatagcttacttcaagttgacaatcttcgtgggatcgacccttactcacgtaaggtattacttggacgacccagtgcacttgctggttagttgtgcggagttgtgaaaagtgtaatcacaatttcatgcaccaactgccttttcaaaaaatttgggtaTCAAGTGTTTCTAAACGTGTAGATATTCTTTGCTAGGCACCTTTGCAAACCCTTAGGGTGTTCATAGAGATATAGTAGAATCAAATCTAAATAACCTTAAGTTATTTAAATTCAAAGGTTATTGTCTTGAAAATCTCTCTTCCAAACTGAAGTCCCCATCTAGGGTACCTGACTTTGCTAGAGAGAAATTCTTGTCTAAAGAGTATGATACCCTTTCTTCTGATATTTCtgctcttcaaaaaaaaaaaagttgacatGCTTAGATTTGAACTGGACACTATGAAGGCTAAGCTAACCAGTGTCAACTTGGAGCGAGAGTAATCAGCCAAGTATAACAATGTTACTTttttcatcatatcttttgatgaTCTTTTGAAGCTGTTCTTAGTTTTTTTTGTGAAAGATGTAAGGCTTTAACAAGTATATTTCTTCTTTGCTGTCTCTATGACTTTTATTGTTATACTTCTTTTTGAGtgtcttgctttttcttttatttaatactaTGCATACTCCTCCAaggaattttattttctttgcctaCTTGTGTGATCATTTTATTTTTGATACACATTTTGCTTTTGGAGGAGGGATACTATACACACATTTAATAATATGCATAATCCAAAATTTTTCTTGCCCGGCTTTTGCTCTCTCTTTTTTATTAAAGAGCTCACAGGGTGGAATACCTCATTTTCTAGAATTCTTTTGCAATGCAAACTTTTTAAGATGCATCATTTATAACACTTGAGTATACGATTATAGATGGAGTTTTTTCACCACTGCTTCAATGAACATTAGTTTATTATGGTAGAACTCCCTGTTGAATGAGTCGGGATTCTATAACACTAGAACATTTTCATGGGCTTTTGGTAATTTTGTGAGTAGGGAATTGACAGCCTCCAAGCTTTTTTTTAGGCTTCTGAATGACTCCTATCAAGACTTTGGATATCTCTTTTTGAATGTGGGGTTCCAACCTGAGTTAGTTAAATATGATAGTACATTCTCAAGATTTTGAAAGATCTCTTGCTAATGTGTCTTCATCTTGGGACTCCTCTATGGTGATCATCTTTTTAGCCTCATCTACAATCTCAATCAACATTACCTCTCTTGCCGCATCTATCATTCCAATGTCATGCTGGGAAAAAAGGAGTGTTCTTCACACCTGCTTGATTTTGTTTTCTGTGTAGGagtatcttttctttctttacttgCTTATGAAATATCATTCACATAACAATTAGTCAAACCATGACTCTTATTTCGGTATACCATGTAGTACTTTAGGTCTCTCAAGTCTTCAGAGATTGGTGGTTCTCTACATGTTCTAAGATTCAATATTTCATCCTCGAACCATCCATTTACGACCACCATGGCTTGAGATATGGAGAGGGATAGCAATGGTGGAAGACTGTTTTTGTTAGGACCCTTAGGATAGGAATGCTTTCTGCTCCTATCATCAACAATACACACCTCTAGAGGGAAAACTTGTTCAGATCTCCTCCCATTGCGCTTCATTGTCTCGGTTATGTCAAATGCTCTCTTCAAGAGTTCAGAAAGATATTTATATTGCTCATGAAACAATAAATTTAGGACTCATCTTCCACGTTTCTAATACACTCATACGGCACCGGATTCGATAGTCCcagaacaaaacatattttttaagtttttttaataactGATAATTAGtccttatctaattttaattacaaattaaccccatatattttatttaatcataaaaaactattttttttattttataaattattattttatcattaatctattatgtttattaacaatcaaaaacaaaaacaataacgaattaaaTCTTTCATTgattgtaataaatttttttgctattccaatcgattaaaagtttatatttgatcTGTGACGTTCGTCCAGGACTGTGAAATCATGTTTCtttgaaaatcaatcgattggattatcaaaacaatcgattgaatttcaggtttcccataactcaatcgattggactacAGGTTGTTATcataaaacaatcgattgaaaattgtaaGGCAGCATGGTTTTtgcaaaaatcaatcgattggtcacattacccaatcgattgaacgatgaatAAAATGTgagttttttataattcaatcgattgtttatactacccaatcgattgaatgcttcaaaacaacatgaggtctcacaattcaatcaattggttgtgttacccaatcgattgaattcatcaaaacaatatggatttgtcaaattcaatcgattggttgtgctACCAAATCGATTGAAGTGTGTACTACACCTATTTCAATTTTGTTAtcgtttttataaattattatcttattattcatctgtcttatctttaaaattctatcttcaatttttaaggttttattttgatttagatactctaatcttatcttttctttattattaacattataaattggtgaataatccaTCACCAATATTCAATCCCACCATTAAAATCGTGTATCAATCtctttgattataaaaaatttcattgtttttctttcgGATATCCATCTACTTAATatccaatttttttcattttttatctgtctatttaatatccactatttgttcatcattaattgataattacagTTGCAGCAATCACCAAAGGTCGAATCAATTTTATTATTGTAGTGTTCAAAAAATAATCCATCGTTTTGATTACAAAATCGAGGTCAGTGAATAGAATCTCTAATTTTGCAATTCTTTGTTTCGATACTTTATTCGTGAAATTGATtgtgtaataaaaaaatttttttttatcttttagtaaTTCTCAGACATTGAGaaatactaaaaagtaaatagattttattattttttattattaattagctagCAATCAAGGACGGTCCTAGAGGGGGCGAGTAGTGGCCTGGACCccccaaaattttaagaaactatacttatatataagatttgtgtttaaaaaataaaaagatattatgtaatttaatagttttatatgtattatttttcacTATGTAATAGATCTATGTCTTAATTgtttaattcactaatattttttacctaactaatttaatatcataccctcaagtctttgtacctttcaatttagtttttatataataatttctatatttatttttataaaaaatcatttgtttttttatattaatatatttaacattcatatttttatattaataataacttacaTAGTTATGTTTTGGTAATCACATTATGtactttagatattattttcttgtaaaaaatattaatttttcttctaaatttacattgttaaaagaaaaattttataaagatgTCTTATATCTTGTATTCTATAAGGGTACTGtgtctttcaaataattaataatttataatttattttcaaattttttaaaatttttgaaagaataaattttaattaataagatatgtgataatttttagctaaacacgctataaattattggtattttaaaattttataatgtactattgatattgttatattttctttatgtaattatcatattaaaaataaaattgtggaaaaaaattataattatatgtatCTTAATATATCTGTTAAAAAACTAACTCCAAtaactatatgttaattatttttatagattaaaaaaattatttaaaaatttgcacCTCCATATTAAAATCTCTGGATCCGTCCCTGCTAGCAATATTAgaatctatttattttttgtaatgttATAAGATGAAGTGtactgaattattttttttattggacaTTTTTAAGATGTCAGGTATATTTACGGACACTGAGATGAATGAGCAATACCAGGAGGACGATGACATTAACCAACAAGAAGAGCTAGTTTGTGACCAAGATATGATGAATTAACAGAATGAATTCGAACAAGATTTCAGAGATAAATTTACTGAGGGATCATATTTTTCTGAAGCTGATCGGTCAGAAGATATCCTTGAAACTACTTATGTGGTTGACTCCATGCAAGACATTACAACTTTGAATTTTAGTGAAAATTTTGCGGAGGAAATTAGTAAATATCACTTTTCTACATTGCAGCTTGCATTTGATTTTTATCTGAAGTACTCAAAGTCGAAAGGCTTTAGTGCAAGGAAGAGCAAGACCTTCAAGAATAGTATTGGCGAGATTTATAAACAAAAGTTTGTATGTCATAGGCAAGGATTCAGGGAGGACTGGAGGAGAAATATTACACGCTGGAAAAAAGGAAGAATGAGCCTAGATTGGAAACAAGAACTGGGTGTGAATCCCGAATGGATGTTAAATTTGTACCAAAAATTGGAAGGTGGCATATCTTTTATTTCTCTGACGAAGACAACCATGATTTATTGGATACACAATTCAGTGCTATGTTTCCTGCCCACAGAAAAATATCAGAGGCATATATTATGCAAATGATGAACATGCTAAAGTCCGGGATTAGCACTTCACAGATATTTGGTCTTCTAGCTAGTCAAGAAGGCGGGTATGAATTTGTTGGCTATGGTCCCAGAGATATCTACAATGAGATTGCTCGGCAAAGGCGTCAAATTCCTGGTGAAGCAGTACGAGTGTTGAAGAAGTTGGAGGATATGCGGTTGAAGGATCCACAATTATATTTCAAGGCATGTCATGATTCAAGAGGTTTGTTACGTAACTTGTTCTGGTCTGATGGGATTAGCCTATTAGACTACCAACTCTTCGGGGATGTTATTGCTTTTGATGCTATGTACAAGAAGAACAGGTATAGTTGTCCATTAGTCATAGTCAGCAGGGTTAACCACCACAACCAAACAATTGTTTTTGCTGCTACGTTAATTGTGGACGAGACTACTGATACATATATTTGGCTCCTGCGTCAGAtcatgtttgcaatgaagggTAAGACCCCGACCTCAATAATAACTTATGGGGCCATGGTGATTAGGAATGCAGTAAGAGATGTATTTTCCGAAGTCAGACATAGATTATGCGCTTGGCACCTTATTCGAAATGCAACTAGCAATGTTGGAAATCCATCGTTTCTATCTAAATTCAGAAAAATCATGTTAGGAGATTATGAGATTCCCGTGTTTAAGCGTAAGTGGGTTCAGCTTATTGAAGAATTTGGCCTTAAGGATAAGTCGTGGGTGAACAACATGTATGAAGAGAAGCATACGTGGGCTACTGCATATATAAGAGAAAactagataattaaagattggtgTCCAAGTGGTAATTACGTTGGtaatgaaaaagaaataaacaggTCTTCTATAGTCTTTTGTGGGTTGGCTCAATGCATAAGACGCCTTGGATTTATCGAATGATTTGGGCTCCATCTTTGGCTTTCTAATTCCGTCTGGGTGAGTGAACGGTAATTTTTTCTGTGTCCCCATAATGGTCTTATCCTAAGAAAAAAAACAGGTTCAGTAAATTCTTATTATCATGTTAGGATTATACTAGTAAAAAATATGAGTTATTGAATTTTACTACACATGCATATacctttaatatatttttcttttttgttgtgaCTCTTATAGTTGGGGATACTGGTTTGTCCATATTGATCTCGATGTTGAACGCATCATCGTGAGTGAAAAACCTCTTGTCCAGTTCAATAAGATCATCCTCGTCGTCtgatatagtagtatgaatatcAATATCCGAACTCTTAGCCTTCAATCTATTTGAGAATGGACGTGTCTTTTGTACAGAAAGCTTGGTCGGAGTCTCGAAATCATTGTTCAGACTGAGTTGTGATATCATTGTCTCAATGCGGCTTACAGATTCaaggattttatcaattttttcgtCCCGAGCCATGTTTACAACTCTCATTGACTGCAAACATTTTAGGTAAAATAATTTCATATAAAtgtaaaaatacaaaaagagtGATAAAAAATGTTTATACTATATAAATTGTATGAcataatataaattgcattactTGTTGTCAAATTAAATTACCCCCATGCTAAGGAGGACCTCTTCCACTTTACTAGACAATTCTTCACTTTTATTTAGATCCTTGCTTTGAATAACATCGTTATTGATAACTAGGTCATCCTgtataaagaaaacataaaagattAAATTACTCATAATacattctactaaaaattaaaaaccgATTACGTCTT
Coding sequences:
- the LOC112735219 gene encoding protein FAR1-RELATED SEQUENCE 5-like, which produces MDVKFVPKIGRWHIFYFSDEDNHDLLDTQFSAMFPAHRKISEAYIMQMMNMLKSGISTSQIFGLLASQEGGYEFVGYGPRDIYNEIARQRRQIPGEAVRVLKKLEDMRLKDPQLYFKACHDSRGLLRNLFWSDGISLLDYQLFGDVIAFDAMYKKNRYSCPLVIVSRVNHHNQTIVFAATLIVDETTDTYIWLLRQIMFAMKGKTPTSIITYGAMVIRNAVRDVFSEVRHRLCAWHLIRNATSNVGNPSFLSKFRKIMLGDYEIPVFKRKWVQLIEEFGLKDKSWVNNMYEEKHTWATAYIREN